The following is a genomic window from Amycolatopsis australiensis.
GCGGGGGTCGTAGTCGACCGCGACCTCCGGGGTCGTCGCGCGCGAGCGGCACGTCAGGATTCGGGACGTCGCCACGTCGTCCTCCGTCAGCGCGTACCGGACGTCCATGTCCACCTGGCCGTGCAGCAGCGTCGCGCGGCAGGTTCCGCACGCGCCGCCCGTGCACGAGTACGGCACTTCCAGACCCGCCCGGAGGGCCGCGTCCAGCACCGTCTCGCCCGCCTCCGCCCGGATGGCCGTCGTCGTGCCGCCCAGTGTCACCGCCACTGCCGCTCGCGTGCCCGCCGGGTCGCGCGGGGGTGCCGCGCCGCGGAACAGTTCGAAGTGGACGTTCTCCTCCGGGACGTCCGCGTCGGCCAGCGTGCGGCGGGCCATGTCCATCAGGCCGCGCGGGCCGCACAGGAACCACTCGTCGACCTTCGCCGGGTGCAGGCGGTTCTGCAGCAACGCGCGCAGCCGCGTCCCGTCGAGACGGCCGCGCTGGTAACGCTCGTGCGAGATCGCCAGCGCCTCGCCGACCGTGTCGAACTGGCGGGGCCGGTGCGCGTGCAGGTCCGGGTCGCGCTCGTCGGTCCGGTAGTGCACGACGTGCAGCCGTCCGCCGAAGCTTTCCGCGAGCCCGCTCAGTTCGCGCGCGAACAGCGTCGTCGCCCCGGACGTGTTCACGTACAGCAGCGTCGCCCGGCTGTGCGGTTCCGCCGACAGCGCACTGATCAGGATGGACAGCACCGGCGTGATGCCGCTCCCGGCCGCCAGCGCGACGTAGTGCGCCGTCCGCGCGGGATCCGGCACCAGCGTGAACCCGCCGGACGGCGGGAGGACGTCCAGGAAGTCACCCGCGGCCAGCGTCGTGGTCGCGTAGCGGGAGAACGCGCCGCCCGGCCGCCGCTTCACCGCGATCCGCAGCTCGCCCGAGCTGGACGGCGCGCAGATCGAGTACGTCCGGCGCACCGGCCGCCCGTCGAGGACCGCGCGGACCGCCACGTGCTGGCCCGGCGTGAACCGGAACTCCGCGGCCAGCTCCCGCGGGACGGCGAAGGTGATCGCGACGGCCTCGGCGGTCAGCGGCCGGACCTCGCGCACCCGCAGCCGGTGGAACCGGCTCGGCCCCAGTGGCGGTGGTTCCGGCTCGGGCTCGCCGTCGCCGAGGTCGTCGGCCAGCCGCCGCCACGCGCGGTACTCCGCCGGCGTCAGCTCGCGGCCCCACGCCGTGATGATCGGGACGTCGCGGGCGAGGTAGGCCTCCCGGTTGTCCTGCCACGCCCGCAGGTAGCGGTAGAACGGCACGGCGGGGTGGAGGTGGTGCACCAGGTGGTAGTTCTGGTACAGCATCATCGGCGTCATCAGCCACTCCAGCCCCACCCGCACCCGCGTCGCGGCGAACTTGTCGCGCGGCCGCGCCGCGGGCAGCCCGTGGTGCGGCAGCCAGTCGAACCACCAGGCCAGCACGGCCAGCCCGATCCGCTGCGGCAGCAGGTAGCCCAGCAGGAGCTCGGGGCCGTACCCGCCGGCGACCAGTGCTGCGGCGGCCGCGAACGCCGCCGACAGCGCGACGATCGTCTCGGCCCGCTCCGCCGCCGGGCGGCTCCGGACGCGCGCCGCGTAGAACCGCGCGTACCAGCAGTCGATGGTCA
Proteins encoded in this region:
- a CDS encoding fatty acid desaturase, yielding MPVVDTPPRGSGTSSAAAARAVPSPRIPLPRVSVPTLLLFAGGAALWGTATWLLLAGIAAPVVTVPLHAMVTFTMFTVVHESAHHAAGKLTWVNETLGRLAMPFVAAYASFPLLRFIHSEHHRNTNADSHTDPDAWTSQGVWWSLPFRWLTIDCWYARFYAARVRSRPAAERAETIVALSAAFAAAAALVAGGYGPELLLGYLLPQRIGLAVLAWWFDWLPHHGLPAARPRDKFAATRVRVGLEWLMTPMMLYQNYHLVHHLHPAVPFYRYLRAWQDNREAYLARDVPIITAWGRELTPAEYRAWRRLADDLGDGEPEPEPPPLGPSRFHRLRVREVRPLTAEAVAITFAVPRELAAEFRFTPGQHVAVRAVLDGRPVRRTYSICAPSSSGELRIAVKRRPGGAFSRYATTTLAAGDFLDVLPPSGGFTLVPDPARTAHYVALAAGSGITPVLSILISALSAEPHSRATLLYVNTSGATTLFARELSGLAESFGGRLHVVHYRTDERDPDLHAHRPRQFDTVGEALAISHERYQRGRLDGTRLRALLQNRLHPAKVDEWFLCGPRGLMDMARRTLADADVPEENVHFELFRGAAPPRDPAGTRAAVAVTLGGTTTAIRAEAGETVLDAALRAGLEVPYSCTGGACGTCRATLLHGQVDMDVRYALTEDDVATSRILTCRSRATTPEVAVDYDPR